The following coding sequences lie in one Pseudorca crassidens isolate mPseCra1 chromosome 2, mPseCra1.hap1, whole genome shotgun sequence genomic window:
- the PEA15 gene encoding astrocytic phosphoprotein PEA-15 isoform X2 — protein sequence MEGEGAKLLPSPTYHGQTTPVMAEYGTLLQDLTNNITLEDLEQLKSACKEDIPSEKSEEITTGSAWFSFLESHNKLDKDNLSYIEHIFEISRRPDLLTMVVDYRTRVLKISEEDELDTKLTRIPSAKKYKDIIRQPSEEEIIKLAPPPKKA from the exons ATGGAGGGTGAAGGAGCCAAGCTTCTGCCAAGCCCCACCTACCATGGCCAGA caaccccagtcaTGGCCGAGTACGGGACCCTCCTCCAGGACCTGACCAACAACATCACCCTTGAAGATCTGGAACAGCTCAAGTCAGCCTGCAAGGAGGACATCCCCAGTGAGAAGAGCGAGGAGATCACTACTGGCAGTGCCTGGTTTAGCTTCCTGGAGAGCCACAACAAGCTGGacaaag ACAACCTCTCTTATATCGAGCACATCTTTGAGATCTCCCGCCGTCCTGACCTGCTCACTATGGTGGTTGACTACAGAACCCGTGTTCTGAAGATCTCTGAGGAAGATGAGCTGGACACCAAGCTAACCCGTATCCCCAGTGCCAAGAAGTACAAAG ACATTATCCGGCAGCCCTCTGAGGAAGAGATCATCAAATTGGCTCCTCCACCGAAGAAAGCCTGA
- the PEA15 gene encoding astrocytic phosphoprotein PEA-15 isoform X1, translating into MAEYGTLLQDLTNNITLEDLEQLKSACKEDIPSEKSEEITTGSAWFSFLESHNKLDKDNLSYIEHIFEISRRPDLLTMVVDYRTRVLKISEEDELDTKLTRIPSAKKYKDIIRQPSEEEIIKLAPPPKKA; encoded by the exons aTGGCCGAGTACGGGACCCTCCTCCAGGACCTGACCAACAACATCACCCTTGAAGATCTGGAACAGCTCAAGTCAGCCTGCAAGGAGGACATCCCCAGTGAGAAGAGCGAGGAGATCACTACTGGCAGTGCCTGGTTTAGCTTCCTGGAGAGCCACAACAAGCTGGacaaag ACAACCTCTCTTATATCGAGCACATCTTTGAGATCTCCCGCCGTCCTGACCTGCTCACTATGGTGGTTGACTACAGAACCCGTGTTCTGAAGATCTCTGAGGAAGATGAGCTGGACACCAAGCTAACCCGTATCCCCAGTGCCAAGAAGTACAAAG ACATTATCCGGCAGCCCTCTGAGGAAGAGATCATCAAATTGGCTCCTCCACCGAAGAAAGCCTGA